A section of the Metabacillus endolithicus genome encodes:
- a CDS encoding GntR family transcriptional regulator has translation MNKKPNKRQIAYEVIRKRIIEGVYVPGQRIIIDQIAKEVGSSHIPVREAIHQLESEELIEYTPNTGAVVKGVNDEIYKESLQVLALLEGYATAISTPYLSTQALETLKDYNQEMKEALSDFDFEKIGALNRTFHFFIYSYCPNQLLIKNIEQLWDRIDAVRKIRSSFTLKRTPKSIEEHDQLISILQDDKNLIKIESLARQHKLNTLQTFIEQQES, from the coding sequence ATGAATAAAAAGCCTAATAAACGACAAATCGCATATGAAGTGATCCGTAAACGAATTATAGAAGGAGTCTATGTTCCTGGCCAAAGGATTATCATTGATCAAATCGCAAAGGAGGTTGGCTCAAGTCATATTCCGGTTCGTGAAGCAATTCATCAGTTAGAATCAGAAGAACTGATTGAGTATACACCAAATACCGGTGCAGTGGTTAAAGGGGTTAATGATGAAATTTATAAAGAATCTTTGCAAGTACTTGCCCTTCTAGAAGGATACGCAACTGCTATAAGTACGCCATATCTATCAACTCAGGCACTAGAGACTCTAAAAGACTATAATCAAGAAATGAAAGAGGCCCTTTCAGATTTTGATTTTGAAAAAATAGGTGCATTAAATAGAACGTTTCATTTCTTTATCTATTCCTATTGCCCTAATCAACTTTTAATAAAAAATATTGAACAACTTTGGGATCGAATTGATGCCGTTCGTAAAATAAGAAGTTCCTTTACCTTAAAAAGAACCCCAAAATCAATTGAAGAACATGATCAACTAATCTCTATATTGCAAGATGATAAAAACCTAATAAAGATTGAGAGCCTAGCAAGACAACATAAACTAAATACTCTTCAAACATTTATAGAACAACAAGAATCCTAA